A region of the Denticeps clupeoides chromosome 12, fDenClu1.1, whole genome shotgun sequence genome:
TTTCCTTGTACATTAGAACCATTCGGCGTCTACCAACCATCCTTTGTAGGGGTGTTAATGTTCCGAAAAGCTCTTATAATATTGAAGCGTGTTGGAAAATGTGAATTGAgatttggaaataaaaatattttatttactatAATGAACTTAGCTAATTTTAATATGAGCATTTCACCCTGGATACTTCCAAGTTGCTCTATTCGGCTAGAAATGGTACGGCTCACCTCACAACCGGAAGTGTTACGCGCTCTTTCGGTGACGCTGCTTTCGGCGACATGGCGCTGTTCCGTAAGTTAAATTGCTTGGCTTTCATTAATTACACGTTGCAAAATAACATTGTTGATGTAAACCGGATTGCTTTATCTGCTACACAAGTCTGTTGAGGCGTGTTTTGCCCTTAACCCTCATAGTGGGAGAGAGTGAGTGCAGGAGTCGTGCTAATGAATGGCTGCAGGCTCTGTGCATGTTGTGTAAAACGGAGTCGTCATCCTGTGCACTGCGTCTAATTTCCAATTTGTAATATTGGTGGCGTCTCGTGTAATAAAGACAACGTTTTATAATaagtgtgtgcattttatttttctcttctttccttTTAGGTCTGTTGTCAAGTTTGGTGCTCTCAGGTCTTGTCCTTGGAGCTCACGCCCTGACTCCATCTCATCACCTGGCTGCGTCGGATGTGGCAAGACTGGAAGCTGTTTTGAGCCAGAGCTTCACAGACCTCCAGTCGGCGTACTACTCTATAGTAGGCCTCAACAAGTTGGGAGTGTCTGTCGCAGACACTGATGTAAGAttttgtgtggttgtgtgcgATCACCATATGAAcctattcatattttttaaataatagccAGCGTCTCTGACACTGATTTGCCCCGGCCCCTCAGGAAGCTTGCCGATTCCTTCAGTCAAATGTAGACCCCACCAGCATCGCCTCCCTCTTCTATGCAGCTGAAGCAAGCCAGTCTCTGTCTGGGTGTGAGGTAGTATTCTACATTATTCCTTGCATTATCAAAGTCAACGCTGCATTTTTTGTGGTCCTTCACTGTGTTGTTTCAAATTTCATAAATATAATGGTATGAAAGAATCAGTGAGTGCATGTTTATTTAACAGTGCCTGTGATACTTAATGCTTTGCTTCCATGTTAGTGATGCCcatgtatttgcattttgggTCCTCCAGATCCCAGTGTCCAATGAGACCCGTGATTTTCTACTTGCTGCCGTTAGTGAGGACTCCACCATTTCCCAGATCCACAATTCAGTCAGCACCCTCAGTTCCCTGGGCCTTCCATTGGCTTCCCAAGAAGTGGTCAGTGCCCTTACCTCTCGCATCACCAAGGAAGACAACGTCTACGCGTAAGTTTACTTTGccacttattttttaaaagtgaaatagaagtgattgttattgtgaaacactgcagcacacagtgacacagtgaaatgtgtcctctgctcttaaccatcacccttgatgagcagtgtttttggactgtgctttgctctgtggcacctcagtggcactttggtagTTTGGGTTTCGAACAGGCAACGAGACTGCttccattaggccaccactgggatTATCTGGGAATGTTTCCCCCCAACCCCCTCATTCACACTTAATTGTGTTCTGTTCTCTCTGCAGAATCACATTAGCTCTCCAGACGGCTGCCCATCTATCCCAGCAGGCTGACTTGTCTGGAATCCTGGAGGAGATTGAGGTGCTATTGTATAACCTCTATACACATTTCTATAccttcatttgaaaataatcCATAGTCactgttttgtttaattaactataattgtataattgttGTACAGAATAATTTTAATTTACAATTTCCTTTAATTATTTGCCATTTGATTGCCCCGTACTgcacctttttattcacttattACTCCTTTCTCAGGATCTGGCTGCCCGCTTGGACGATTTAGGTGGAGTTTATTTACAGTTTGAAGAAGGCCTGGAAGCCACGGCTCTCTTTGTTACTGCCGCTTATGCCCTCTCTGATCATGTGGACATGGAGCCTCCACTTAAAGAGGTTTGCTCTTTCTTGATTTCTCAACTTCTCTCTGACTGTTATCCGGCTTGCCCATTTTAAAACATTGGGAAGAAAACCTGACATTATAGAGTGGTTCCAGACCTTGTTATCAGCCAAACTGTTTTTTCCAGGATCAAGTCATTCAACTGGTGAACTCCATCTTCAGTAAAAAGTCCTGGGACTCCTTGTCTGAGGCATTCAGTGTAGCCTGTGCCGCTGCTGCCCTGTCGAACAACCGCTTCCATGTACCAGTCATCGTCAGTGCCCTGGGCCCTGCTACTGTGTCCCACAGACAGCCACTCCTTCAGGTAAATTAAAGAGAAGTGAgccgattgtcattgtgatgcacagcacatggtgcacacatcgaaatttgtccactgcatttaacccatcgccatTAGTAGtcattggtagtagcctagtgggtaacactcgcctatgaaccagaagacccaggttcaagccccacttactaccattgtgtccctgagcaagacacttaagttgtcttaaggggggggactgtccctgtaactactgtttgtaagttgctctggataagggggtctgataaatgctgtaaacgtaatgTAAATGCGCCCTgcggagcagagtgtggggatggtaccacAGCGGCAACTTGGCGGTTTGGCATTTGAACCCTTCCACTGTTAATAAATGACATTACCCTTCTTCAGAATCTCACTAAGAGGCTTAAGGTGGTTCTCTTTTTATCAAAACTGTCTCATGACACTACagacaacagttttttttctgtgactgCTTTTGATAGGCTTCACAATGGTATGTCCTGTTGTTCTCAATGTGTTAATAGCCCTTTCAATTTTTCTGCTCTACAGCTTCAGGTCACGAATGTCCTATGTGATCCTCTCACCTCTGCCAGTGTTGTAGTGGAGTCTGCTAGCTCTGTCACCACCAAGAGCGCCATCCTTAACCAGTCCCCTTTCTCCCTGAGAGAGTAAGCATTCCTTAATATGTGTCTCAACATAGCTGAGTATTGGGGATGTACTGCAGAACATATGAATGTTCATTCTGACAATTGAAAATGATGATTGTGATACAGCATTATTTGTATCATATATTTAATATCCTCTATAATGATGGAATTTAAGTCCCTTTGTTCAGTCAtatcttgcttttttttattgaataatacaattaattaataattaatacaattaaaaaaaataatagataGATGCCTTTATTTTTACTATACAAGTACAGTGAGGCAACATTTGGAGCAGACTAGGCTTTCAAAAAAGATGAATagaattagggctgcaactctCGAATATactgtcatcttttttttttttcaatagtgtgttatgcaacatgaaaggcCTCTTAAAATGAGGAAGCAATTTGCTGTTATTTCTcgcaaaaaaggtttttatttaaactcaACTTTTTCCTGTGAAACAATTATGTGCATGACGGAATACTATGAAATACAACTTCACAAACATATTAACCTAAAATATAAAAcctagttttattttaataaaaaaagaacaagtggtgtaccccctgctataacCTATCTGACTGACtgaggtacaaaatagtaaataaatatatatatatatttacacacacacacacacactccaaagaCACATAGAATAAAGTGCACGATTACaacatttaataacaataaGGACAGACAGGATGTGTGTGCGAGGTTAGTCGTTTTCTTTTAATATTGAAATGTCTGATAGGCCTGAggatatttcttttttccagtATGCAACTTCCACCAACCAGAAGAAAAATTATTGGTTTTGATGTTTCAGTAATCATTTATCATGTTGGTTGCCCATatccactgaaaaaaataactgattatatcataattGGATGTCAAGTAGTCaccttattctttttttattctagtgGGATATTTGAACTGAACTTCATGAACAGCCAGCCTGCCAGTGGTTACTACCAGTTTGCTGTTGCAGTCACTGGAGACAGCCGATTGGTTGCCAACCACATTGAGgtctcattttttctttttcttttttatgtaatgaaaatctttatttattaaatgagaTGCATGGTTCATGTAATACAGCACAAAGCAAGGGTATAACAAAAAGGAAGGTCTTAGAATACAATTACATATCCATAGATATGTAGAGTCCAAATACAACATTGACACACTAATCAAATCAAATGTTACAATGTTTCAGGAATAAGCGCGAGTAACAAAACTGTAACCCTCAATTTACACACATAGGGTTACCCCAAGCATCAGAACTGAATATGTATCCTTTGGCAGTGTTGGTATTTCTGTCCTATCCCCCAGTAGGCATAAAGGTGGGGACTCTGGCAGGACCCCCTTTCCCCATCTCCAAAAACCCTAGTATTCCATTATATGCCAGAAAGGTTTGACCATGGTACCTTCCCATATTAGGTGCAAGAACATGCCCGCctcctttttacatttccatcATGTATTGCTATTTATCAATGCCATCTAGAAAAGCCCAATAGTATCAATGTAAAACTTTATATTGAATAAATTTACTATTGACTTCCTTTAATATATTTGCCATTCAGGTCTCACTTGTAATTTTTCTATACAGTCCTTCCCACCTTCTCTGTGGCCATGCAAGGCCTTGTTTTCTGGCACTGGGGTGAATAAGTGTAATGAGTCATTTTTCAGTTTAGACAGCTTTATTGCATATAGCTCATTTGCTTGTCAGGTTGTGGGAAATGTCTAATTATTCAGAGGTCTTTCCTTCACTGGCAAGGTCAACTGGGCAAGTCAACTTCCCATTGTTTGCGAAAGGTTGCAGGGGTGAAAACAGTTGACCGCAATTTCTCTTCCAGACTAGGTCATCATGGCTTTCTGCATCAAAAGCTTTGAAATATGTTACCATTTAAGAGCATGTCTTTGTCGAACTGACCTGTTTAAATTATCATGTCCTTTTTTGTTACCTTAGCTCAAAGTAAAAGTCTCCACTGAGGTGGTCATCTCTAATATGGACCTGTCTGTGGTGGATAAGGATCAGAGCATTGGAACCAAGACTACAAGGTTGGAGAACACTTTTCAAGTtctgtttgctttttaaaaatctaacaCGTTCTATCCTTTCCTTATTATTGAATGTGCTTTGCTTTTTTCAGGGTGGACTACCCTAGCAAGGCCAAGAACTCCTTTGTTGCTGATAGCCATCAGAACTTTGCCATGTCCTTCCAGTTAGTAGATGTCAACACAGGAGTGGAGCTCACTCCTCACCAGGCATGTATTATAGCTCATCTTTAGATCATCCTTTCCATATTGCTTCCACTTTGGATAGATTTAATCAGGTTTTAATCCACATATTTGGCTGAACACACCAAGAGTACATGCAGCATTCAGGTTtacaaaatgtctttgtttctttctcaGACCTTTGTGAGGCTGCACAACCAGAAGActggacaggaagttgtgtttgTGGCTGAGCCAGACAGCAAGAACCTGTACAAGTTTGAGCTGGACACAGCTGAGAGGAAGTCAGAGTTTGACTCCATATCTGGGACCTATGCTCTTTACCTGATTGTAGGAGATGCTACCCTGGAAAATCCGATTCTATGGAATGTGGTAAAAtaacttctttctttctttttatgtagCTACTTGAACTTCTTAGCATAGTCATTAACTTTACTGAGACCTTTTCTAGGCTGATGTGGTGCTGAAGTTTCTGGATGAAGAAGCTCCAGCCACAGTTCAGACCAAAACCCTCTATGTGCCCAAACCCGAGATCAAGGTAAACTGTTCTCTGCGAGCCTTATTTGTTGATATCACCCCCCAATGACATTGGTCTCCATGTTTTTGGTGTTCTGTGTTAAACCAGACTTTGTTTTTCTAGCATTTGTTCCGTGAGCCAGAGAAGAGGCCACCAACTGTGGTTTCCAACACCTTCACTGCTCTTGTGCTGTCACCATTCCTTCTGCTGTTGATTCTGGTAAGGTCTAATTTACTGTCTTGAATTAAATGCTTATGCACTAGTTTATGCACTCTATTGTCAACAGATTCaataaattgttaaaataaGCCACAACAGGCAGTTGTTTAGATGGGCTGGACCATTTTCAATACTTTTGCATTACTAATTGACTATTAAACGCTGTTGTGCTTCTGTAACAGTGGATTAAGCTGGGAGCCAACATCTCCAATTTCAGCTTCTCTCCGAGCTGCATCCTTTTCCATGTGGGCCATGCTGGTGAGTTGAAAAttaagttgttgtttttttttttaaagcattaattACAGGTCCTGTAAAAACTGTTATCACAATAAAAAGTCAATTATTACATCAACATGATCATTGTTAATACTATTATTGCTTTTTTCTAGCCATGTTGGGTCTTATGTATGTATACTGGACCCACCTCAACATGTTCCAGACTCTCAAATACCTAGCCATCTTAGGGAGCTTCACGTTCCTGGCAGGAAATCGCATGCTGGCCCAGAAAGCAGTGAAAAGGTACTTGAGACTATCTACGTGCAATAAATTAACATCCAAAAAAGGCTGTAACCTTCCGCAAGGAACTGGATAAAAAGGAACCTATtacatagtaataataataacttagaTTTGTATAGCACCATTCAAGGAACCCAAGGTCATTTTTCACAAATCAGCCCAGAGCGAGAAGGCCTTAGacaataagtgggttttcagctggcTCTTGAAAATGTCCAGAGATGGGGCATTGTGGATGTTGGAGGGGAGGGAATTCCAGAGAGCATCATTGAAGGCTCTATTACATAAGGATGGAGAGTAGTCCTTTGTCCGTGGACCTTAGACTCCGAGATTTGGGGTGTAGGGGGAGCAATGGGTGATAAATACTGAGGGGTGAAGAAGTGGAGGCATTTGTAGGTTGGGAGGAGGTGTTGGGAATTGGTTGGGAATTGCAGATAGGTAGCACGTCATTCATTGAAGAGTCCTATTTAAAGTTT
Encoded here:
- the rpn2 gene encoding dolichyl-diphosphooligosaccharide--protein glycosyltransferase subunit 2 isoform X2, with the protein product MALFRLLSSLVLSGLVLGAHALTPSHHLAASDVARLEAVLSQSFTDLQSAYYSIVGLNKLGVSVADTDEACRFLQSNVDPTSIASLFYAAEASQSLSGCEIPVSNETRDFLLAAVSEDSTISQIHNSVSTLSSLGLPLASQEVVSALTSRITKEDNVYAITLALQTAAHLSQQADLSGILEEIEDLAARLDDLGGVYLQFEEGLEATALFVTAAYALSDHVDMEPPLKEDQVIQLVNSIFSKKSWDSLSEAFSVACAAAALSNNRFHVPVIVSALGPATVSHRQPLLQLQVTNVLCDPLTSASVVVESASSVTTKSAILNQSPFSLRDGIFELNFMNSQPASGYYQFAVAVTGDSRLVANHIELKVKVSTEVVISNMDLSVVDKDQSIGTKTTRVDYPSKAKNSFVADSHQNFAMSFQLVDVNTGVELTPHQTFVRLHNQKTGQEVVFVAEPDSKNLYKFELDTAERKSEFDSISGTYALYLIVGDATLENPILWNVADVVLKFLDEEAPATVQTKTLYVPKPEIKHLFREPEKRPPTVVSNTFTALVLSPFLLLLILWIKLGANISNFSFSPSCILFHVGHAAMLGLMYVYWTHLNMFQTLKYLAILGSFTFLAGNRMLAQKAVKRLTMK
- the rpn2 gene encoding dolichyl-diphosphooligosaccharide--protein glycosyltransferase subunit 2 isoform X1, which gives rise to MALFRLLSSLVLSGLVLGAHALTPSHHLAASDVARLEAVLSQSFTDLQSAYYSIVGLNKLGVSVADTDEACRFLQSNVDPTSIASLFYAAEASQSLSGCEIPVSNETRDFLLAAVSEDSTISQIHNSVSTLSSLGLPLASQEVVSALTSRITKEDNVYAITLALQTAAHLSQQADLSGILEEIEDLAARLDDLGGVYLQFEEGLEATALFVTAAYALSDHVDMEPPLKEDQVIQLVNSIFSKKSWDSLSEAFSVACAAAALSNNRFHVPVIVSALGPATVSHRQPLLQLQVTNVLCDPLTSASVVVESASSVTTKSAILNQSPFSLRDGIFELNFMNSQPASGYYQFAVAVTGDSRLVANHIELKVKVSTEVVISNMDLSVVDKDQSIGTKTTRVDYPSKAKNSFVADSHQNFAMSFQLVDVNTGVELTPHQTFVRLHNQKTGQEVVFVAEPDSKNLYKFELDTAERKSEFDSISGTYALYLIVGDATLENPILWNVADVVLKFLDEEAPATVQTKTLYVPKPEIKHLFREPEKRPPTVVSNTFTALVLSPFLLLLILWIKLGANISNFSFSPSCILFHVGHAAMLGLMYVYWTHLNMFQTLKYLAILGSFTFLAGNRMLAQKAVKRIAAEQSSRLAKYRSLR